The proteins below are encoded in one region of Pseudomonas putida S13.1.2:
- the rpoS gene encoding RNA polymerase sigma factor RpoS codes for MALSKEVPEFDIDDDVLLMETGIVLETDVVSDEPAVSSVRTRAKSGSSLKQHKYIDYSRALDATQLYLNEIGFSPLLSPEEEVHFARLSQKGDPAGRKRMIESNLRLVVKIARRYVNRGLSLLDLIEEGNLGLIRAVEKFDPERGFRFSTYATWWIRQTIERAIMNQTRTIRLPIHVVKELNVYLRAARELTQKLDHEPSPEEIATLLEKPVAEVKRMLGLNERVSSVDVSLGPDSDKTLLDTLTDDRPTDPCELLQDDDLSQSIDQWLGELTDKQREVVVRRFGLRGHESSTLEDVGLEIGLTRERVRQIQVEGLKRLREILEKNGLSSESLFQ; via the coding sequence ATGGCTCTCAGTAAAGAAGTGCCGGAGTTTGACATCGACGATGACGTCCTCCTGATGGAGACGGGTATCGTTTTGGAAACGGATGTGGTGTCAGACGAACCTGCTGTATCTTCGGTTCGGACGAGGGCCAAGTCGGGCTCTTCGCTCAAGCAACACAAGTACATCGATTACAGTCGGGCGCTTGATGCCACCCAGCTGTATCTCAACGAGATCGGCTTCTCGCCGCTGCTTTCGCCGGAAGAGGAAGTGCACTTTGCGCGCTTGTCGCAGAAGGGCGATCCTGCTGGCCGCAAGCGCATGATCGAAAGCAACCTGCGCCTGGTTGTAAAAATTGCCCGTCGTTACGTGAACCGCGGCCTGTCGCTGCTCGACCTGATCGAGGAAGGCAACTTGGGGCTGATCCGTGCGGTCGAGAAGTTCGACCCGGAGCGTGGTTTCCGTTTTTCGACCTATGCGACCTGGTGGATCCGCCAGACCATCGAACGGGCGATCATGAACCAGACCCGCACCATCCGCCTGCCGATCCACGTGGTCAAGGAACTGAACGTCTACCTGCGCGCCGCACGCGAGCTGACCCAGAAGCTCGACCACGAACCCTCCCCCGAAGAAATCGCCACCCTGCTGGAGAAGCCGGTCGCCGAGGTCAAGCGCATGCTGGGCCTGAACGAGCGGGTATCGTCGGTGGATGTGTCGCTTGGCCCGGATTCGGACAAGACCCTGCTCGACACCTTGACCGACGACCGCCCCACCGACCCGTGCGAACTGCTGCAGGATGACGACCTGTCGCAGAGCATCGACCAGTGGCTGGGCGAGCTGACTGACAAGCAGCGGGAAGTGGTGGTGCGTCGCTTTGGCCTGCGTGGGCATGAAAGCAGCACCCTGGAAGATGTTGGCCTGGAGATCGGCCTGACCCGGGAGCGTGTACGGCAGATCCAGGTGGAGGGGCTCAAGCGTCTGCGCGAGATCCTTGAAAAGAATGGGTTGTCCAGCGAGTCTTTGTTCCAGTAG
- a CDS encoding CinA family protein: MDPITTLATRLGEHLRRFNAQVATAESCTGGGIAEAITRIPGSSAWFEVGYVTYSNAQKTRLLGVPEALFGQVGAVSQDVVEAMVRGAQAASGARFAVAVSGVAGPDGGSPAKPVGTVWLAWGDGNRVFSERRQFDGDREAVRRQTVIAALDGLLQLGAE; the protein is encoded by the coding sequence ATGGACCCGATCACCACGCTTGCCACCCGCCTGGGTGAACACCTGCGCCGTTTCAATGCACAGGTGGCTACCGCCGAATCCTGCACCGGCGGTGGCATTGCCGAAGCCATCACCCGTATACCTGGCAGCTCGGCCTGGTTCGAGGTTGGCTACGTGACTTATTCCAACGCCCAGAAAACCCGCCTGTTGGGCGTGCCCGAGGCTTTGTTCGGCCAGGTGGGCGCGGTCAGCCAGGACGTGGTCGAGGCCATGGTCCGAGGGGCCCAGGCCGCCAGCGGCGCGCGGTTTGCCGTGGCGGTAAGCGGTGTGGCCGGGCCCGACGGTGGTTCGCCGGCCAAACCGGTAGGTACGGTGTGGCTTGCCTGGGGTGACGGCAACCGGGTGTTCAGCGAGCGCCGCCAGTTCGACGGTGATCGCGAAGCTGTGCGCCGACAGACGGTGATCGCCGCGTTAGACGGCTTGTTACAGCTTGGTGCCGAGTAA
- the recX gene encoding recombination regulator RecX, translating to MSAVLDTPVAIRRTAMDLLARREHGRVELTRKLRQRGASDELIEPELDRLAEEGLLCEARYLESFIRYRSSAGYGPSRIREELGQRGLARADIEQALRESEVDWRERMRDVWQRKFAGQRPQDPRSRAQQTRFLAYRGFPMDMIGRLLSGRDLDDY from the coding sequence ATGTCCGCCGTACTCGACACCCCCGTCGCCATTCGGCGGACAGCCATGGACCTGCTCGCGCGACGTGAGCACGGTCGCGTCGAGCTGACGCGCAAGTTGCGCCAGCGCGGCGCTTCGGATGAGCTGATCGAGCCTGAACTCGACCGGCTCGCCGAAGAAGGGCTGCTTTGCGAAGCCCGCTACCTCGAAAGCTTCATCAGGTACCGTTCAAGCGCTGGCTACGGCCCTTCGCGTATTCGCGAGGAGCTGGGCCAGCGTGGCCTGGCGCGTGCTGATATCGAGCAGGCATTGCGCGAGAGCGAGGTGGATTGGCGCGAGCGCATGCGTGACGTCTGGCAGCGCAAGTTTGCCGGGCAGCGCCCGCAGGATCCGCGCAGCCGTGCCCAGCAAACCCGGTTTCTGGCTTACCGGGGTTTCCCCATGGACATGATCGGCCGCCTGCTCAGCGGGCGTGATCTCGACGATTACTGA
- the fdxA gene encoding ferredoxin FdxA, which yields MTFVVTDNCIKCKYTDCVEVCPVDCFYEGPNFLVIHPDECIDCALCEPECPAQAIFSEDEIPAGMENFIELNAELAEVWPNITERKDALPDAEEWDGKTGKIADLER from the coding sequence ATGACCTTCGTCGTCACCGACAACTGCATCAAATGCAAATACACCGACTGCGTGGAAGTCTGTCCGGTGGACTGCTTCTACGAAGGCCCGAACTTCCTGGTCATCCACCCGGACGAGTGCATTGACTGCGCACTGTGCGAGCCGGAATGCCCGGCGCAAGCCATCTTCTCGGAAGACGAAATCCCTGCCGGGATGGAAAACTTCATCGAGCTGAACGCCGAACTGGCGGAAGTCTGGCCAAACATCACCGAACGTAAGGATGCCCTGCCGGACGCTGAAGAGTGGGACGGCAAGACTGGCAAGATTGCAGACCTGGAGCGCTGA
- the mutS gene encoding DNA mismatch repair protein MutS — MSDLSAHTPMMQQYWKLKNQHPDQLMFYRMGDFYEIFYEDAKKAAKLLDITLTARGQSAGQSIPMCGIPFHSLEGYLAKLVKLGESVVICEQIGDPATSKGPVERQVVRIITPGTVSDEALLDERRDNLIAALLGDERLFGLAVLDITSGNFSVQEIKGWENLLAELERLNPVELLIPDDWPRDLPAEKRPGARRRAPWDFDRDSARKALCQQFATKDLKGFGCDKLTLAIGAAGCLLTYAKETQRTALPHLRSLRHERLDDTVILDGASRRNLELDVNLAGGRDNTLQSVVDRCQTAMASRLLSRWLNRPLRDLKVLQARQDSIRCLLDSYRFEKLQPQLKEIGDIERILARIGLRNARPRDLARLRDALGALPELQNAMTELEAPHLARLAAITGTYPELASLLERAIIDNPPAVIRDGGVLKTGYDNELDELLAISENAGQFLIDLEAREKARTGLANLKVGYNRVHGYFIELPTKQAEQAPGDYIRRQTLKGAERFITPELKVFEDKALSAKSRALAREKMLYDTLLETLISHLAPLQDSAAALAELDVLSNLAERALTLDLNCPRFIDEPCLRIEQGRHPVVEQVLTTPFVANDLGLDNSTRMLIITGPNMGGKSTYMRQTALIVLLAHIGSFVPAASCELSLVDRIFTRIGSSDDLAGGRSTFMVEMSETANILHNATDRSLVLMDEVGRGTSTFDGLSLAWAAAERLAQLRAYTLFATHYFELTVLPESEPLVANVHLNATEHNERIVFLHHVLPGPASQSYGLAVAQLAGVPGAVIQRAREHLARLETTSLPHEQVPTEKARDVPQVPHQSDLFASLPHPAIEKLGKLQLDDMTPRQAIEMLYQLKNLL; from the coding sequence ATCTCAGATCTTTCCGCACACACCCCGATGATGCAGCAGTACTGGAAGCTGAAGAATCAGCACCCGGACCAGCTGATGTTCTACCGCATGGGCGACTTCTACGAAATCTTCTACGAAGACGCAAAGAAGGCCGCAAAACTGCTGGACATCACCCTGACCGCACGGGGTCAATCGGCCGGCCAGTCCATCCCCATGTGCGGGATTCCGTTCCATTCGCTGGAAGGCTACCTGGCCAAGCTGGTCAAGCTGGGCGAATCGGTGGTGATCTGCGAACAGATTGGCGACCCGGCCACCAGCAAAGGCCCGGTGGAGCGCCAGGTGGTGCGCATCATCACCCCAGGCACGGTCAGCGACGAGGCGCTGCTGGACGAGCGTCGCGACAACCTGATTGCTGCGCTGCTCGGTGACGAACGCCTGTTCGGCCTGGCCGTACTGGACATCACCAGCGGCAATTTCAGCGTGCAGGAAATCAAAGGCTGGGAGAACCTGCTGGCCGAGCTTGAGCGCCTGAACCCGGTCGAACTGCTGATCCCGGACGACTGGCCGCGCGACCTGCCTGCCGAGAAACGCCCCGGTGCCCGCCGCCGTGCGCCGTGGGACTTTGACCGCGATTCGGCACGCAAGGCCCTGTGCCAGCAGTTTGCGACCAAGGACCTCAAGGGCTTTGGCTGCGACAAGCTGACCCTGGCCATCGGCGCCGCCGGCTGCCTGCTGACCTACGCCAAGGAAACCCAGCGCACCGCCCTGCCGCACCTGCGCAGCCTGCGCCACGAGCGCCTGGACGACACGGTCATCCTCGATGGCGCCAGCCGTCGCAACCTGGAGCTGGACGTCAACCTGGCGGGCGGGCGTGACAACACCCTGCAATCGGTGGTCGACCGCTGCCAGACTGCCATGGCCAGCCGCCTGCTGAGCCGGTGGCTGAACCGCCCGTTGCGCGACCTCAAGGTACTGCAAGCACGCCAGGACTCGATTCGCTGCCTGCTCGACAGCTACCGTTTCGAGAAGCTGCAGCCGCAGCTGAAAGAAATTGGCGACATCGAGCGGATCCTCGCCCGAATCGGCCTGCGCAATGCCCGCCCACGTGACCTGGCGCGCCTGCGCGATGCATTGGGCGCCTTGCCTGAACTGCAAAACGCCATGACCGAGCTGGAGGCGCCGCATCTGGCGCGCCTGGCAGCCATCACCGGCACCTACCCGGAGCTGGCCAGCCTGCTGGAGCGGGCGATCATCGACAACCCGCCGGCGGTGATCCGCGACGGCGGCGTGTTAAAGACCGGCTATGACAACGAGCTGGACGAGCTGCTGGCGATCAGCGAAAACGCCGGCCAGTTCCTGATCGACCTGGAAGCCCGAGAAAAAGCCCGCACCGGCCTTGCCAACCTCAAGGTCGGCTACAACCGTGTGCACGGCTACTTCATCGAGCTGCCCACCAAGCAGGCCGAGCAGGCGCCGGGCGACTACATTCGCCGCCAGACCCTCAAGGGCGCCGAGCGCTTCATCACCCCCGAGCTGAAAGTGTTCGAGGACAAGGCGCTGTCTGCCAAGAGCCGCGCCCTGGCCCGCGAGAAGATGCTCTACGACACCCTGCTGGAAACCCTGATCAGCCACCTGGCACCGCTGCAGGACAGCGCCGCCGCCCTGGCCGAACTGGACGTGCTCAGCAACCTGGCCGAACGTGCGCTGACCCTCGACCTGAACTGCCCGCGCTTCATCGACGAGCCGTGCCTGCGCATCGAGCAAGGCCGCCACCCGGTCGTGGAGCAGGTACTGACCACGCCGTTCGTGGCCAACGACCTGGGCCTGGACAACAGCACGCGCATGCTGATCATCACCGGCCCGAACATGGGCGGTAAATCTACCTACATGCGCCAGACCGCCCTGATCGTGCTGCTGGCGCACATTGGCAGCTTCGTGCCGGCGGCCAGCTGCGAGCTGTCGCTGGTCGACCGCATCTTCACCCGCATCGGCTCCAGCGACGACCTGGCCGGCGGGCGCTCGACCTTCATGGTCGAGATGAGCGAAACCGCCAACATCCTGCACAACGCCACCGACCGCAGCCTGGTGCTGATGGACGAAGTGGGCCGCGGCACCAGCACCTTCGACGGCCTGTCGCTGGCGTGGGCTGCCGCCGAGCGCCTGGCCCAGCTGCGCGCCTATACACTGTTCGCCACTCACTATTTCGAGCTCACCGTGCTGCCGGAAAGCGAGCCGCTGGTGGCCAACGTGCACCTGAATGCCACCGAGCACAACGAGCGCATCGTGTTCCTGCACCATGTACTGCCTGGCCCTGCCAGCCAGAGCTACGGCCTGGCCGTGGCACAACTGGCCGGCGTGCCGGGTGCGGTGATCCAGCGTGCTCGCGAACACCTGGCGCGCCTGGAAACCACCAGCCTGCCGCATGAGCAAGTCCCGACCGAAAAGGCCAGGGATGTGCCACAGGTGCCGCACCAGAGCGATCTGTTCGCCAGCCTGCCACACCCGGCCATCGAGAAGCTGGGCAAGCTGCAACTGGACGACATGACCCCGCGCCAAGCTATCGAAATGCTATATCAACTAAAGAACCTGTTATAA
- the erdR gene encoding response regulator transcription factor ErdR — MATYEILIADDHPLFRGALRQAVTLGLGPDVRLVEVASIAELETRLSEKADWDLVLLDLNMPGAYGFSGLVLLRGQYPQIPVVMVSAQEEAAVVVKSREFGASGFIPKSSTLEVIQDAVRKVLDGEVWWPPQAFEKVDVSAEAKAASEGLASLTPQQFRVLTMVCEGLLNKQIAYELSVSEATIKAHVTAIFRKLGVRTRTQAALLLQQLESVASN, encoded by the coding sequence ATGGCCACTTACGAAATCCTGATTGCCGATGACCACCCGCTGTTCCGTGGCGCCCTGCGCCAGGCCGTTACCCTTGGCCTGGGCCCGGATGTGCGCCTGGTCGAAGTCGCAAGCATTGCCGAACTGGAAACCCGCCTGAGCGAAAAAGCCGACTGGGACCTGGTACTGCTGGACTTGAACATGCCGGGTGCTTATGGTTTTTCCGGGCTGGTGCTGCTGCGCGGGCAATACCCGCAGATCCCCGTGGTGATGGTGTCGGCGCAGGAAGAGGCCGCCGTGGTGGTCAAGTCCCGTGAGTTTGGCGCCAGTGGCTTCATTCCCAAGTCCAGCACCCTGGAAGTGATCCAGGACGCCGTGCGCAAGGTGCTCGATGGCGAGGTCTGGTGGCCGCCGCAGGCGTTCGAAAAGGTCGATGTCTCGGCCGAAGCCAAGGCCGCCAGTGAAGGCCTGGCCAGCCTCACGCCGCAGCAGTTCCGCGTGCTGACGATGGTCTGCGAGGGCTTGCTGAACAAGCAGATTGCGTATGAGCTGAGTGTTTCCGAGGCCACCATCAAGGCGCATGTGACTGCGATTTTCCGCAAGCTGGGCGTGCGTACCCGTACCCAGGCCGCGCTGCTGCTGCAACAACTTGAATCGGTTGCGAGCAACTGA
- a CDS encoding LOG family protein, translating to MPYQANELLFSHFRDNNIDLSNIDAQLQLVAPNSPNLPLYRDMMLTVLRMAHDDSDRWSAKITLQALRELDQAFRTLQRYKGRRKVTVFGSARTPLEHPMYALARELGATLARSDLMVITGAGGGIMAAAHEGAGSDHSLGFNITLPFEQHANPTVDGTDKLLPFHFFFIRKLFFVKEADGLVLCPGGFGTLDEALEVLTLIQTGKSPLVPVVLLDSPGGSFWRDCLDFISRQLEENRYILPSDLKLVRLVHSADEAVEEINQFYSNYHSSRWLKNQFVIRMHHPLSEAALFDIQEGFADLRLSGKYHQQADSSAEHEVGNFNHLTRLSFAFNGRDQGRLRELVDFINLSENWAKPQPMHTTQRAREALKVS from the coding sequence ATGCCTTACCAAGCGAATGAGCTGCTATTCAGCCACTTCCGTGACAACAATATCGACCTGAGCAACATCGACGCACAACTGCAACTGGTGGCCCCCAACAGCCCCAACCTGCCGCTGTACCGCGACATGATGCTGACCGTCCTGCGCATGGCCCATGACGACAGTGACCGCTGGAGCGCCAAGATCACCCTGCAGGCCCTACGCGAACTGGACCAGGCGTTCCGCACGCTGCAGCGCTACAAGGGCCGGCGCAAGGTGACTGTGTTCGGCTCGGCGCGTACCCCGCTGGAGCACCCGATGTACGCCCTGGCCCGCGAGTTGGGCGCCACCCTGGCGCGCTCCGACCTGATGGTCATCACCGGTGCAGGCGGCGGCATCATGGCTGCCGCCCACGAAGGCGCTGGCAGCGACCACAGCCTGGGCTTCAACATCACCCTGCCCTTCGAGCAACACGCCAACCCGACCGTGGACGGCACCGACAAGCTGTTGCCCTTCCATTTCTTCTTTATCCGCAAGCTGTTCTTCGTCAAAGAGGCGGATGGCCTGGTGCTGTGCCCGGGCGGTTTCGGCACCCTGGATGAAGCGCTGGAAGTGCTGACACTGATCCAGACCGGCAAGAGCCCATTGGTACCGGTGGTGCTCCTGGACTCGCCCGGCGGCAGTTTCTGGCGTGACTGCCTGGACTTCATCAGCCGCCAACTGGAAGAAAACCGCTATATCCTGCCCAGCGACCTGAAGCTGGTGCGCCTGGTGCACAGTGCCGACGAGGCGGTAGAGGAAATCAACCAGTTCTACAGCAACTACCACTCCAGCCGCTGGCTGAAAAACCAGTTCGTGATCCGCATGCACCACCCACTCAGCGAAGCAGCGCTATTTGATATTCAGGAAGGCTTTGCCGACTTGCGCCTGAGTGGCAAATATCACCAGCAAGCGGATAGCAGTGCCGAACATGAAGTGGGCAACTTCAACCACCTGACCCGGCTGTCGTTCGCCTTCAATGGCCGCGACCAGGGCCGGCTGCGCGAGCTGGTGGATTTCATCAACTTGTCGGAGAACTGGGCCAAGCCTCAGCCAATGCATACCACGCAGCGGGCCAGGGAGGCGTTGAAGGTCAGTTAA
- a CDS encoding quorum-sensing-regulated virulence factor family protein, translated as MLRLIVPALSLLLALPLAAQAASKQDYDLNTTLQKVARESSVGTPRAINEDILDQGYTVEGKALVNHLSVRPSHAERMQANPEQVRSQLGDSVCRNSGFRNLMSKGAVMVYRFTVYKTNQPIMDQAFDSASCVAGNKKKK; from the coding sequence ATGCTGCGCCTTATCGTCCCCGCCCTGAGCCTGCTACTCGCTCTGCCCCTGGCAGCCCAGGCAGCCTCCAAGCAGGATTACGACCTGAACACGACATTGCAAAAGGTCGCAAGAGAAAGCAGCGTCGGTACCCCACGCGCCATCAACGAGGACATCCTCGACCAAGGCTACACGGTGGAAGGCAAGGCGCTGGTCAACCACCTGAGCGTACGCCCGAGCCACGCCGAGCGCATGCAGGCCAATCCCGAGCAGGTACGCAGCCAGCTGGGCGACAGCGTCTGTCGCAACAGCGGTTTCCGCAACCTGATGTCCAAGGGCGCGGTCATGGTCTACCGCTTCACGGTGTACAAGACCAACCAGCCAATCATGGACCAGGCCTTCGACAGTGCCAGCTGCGTGGCCGGCAACAAGAAAAAGAAGTGA
- a CDS encoding tRNA-uridine aminocarboxypropyltransferase translates to MSHAVARLRAERLARSNKPFIARGSRAERCPDCRVIATHCLCAWKPRVQAESGVCLLMHDTEPLKPTNTGWLIADLIQDTWAFGWLRTSVDERLLALLDDPHWQPYIVFPGEFVAEQRVVSEVAREPGKRPLFILLDATWTEARKMFRKSPYLDRFPVLSLQAEQMSRYRLRRSKRDDHFCTAEVAAMCLDLAGDSQASQALDAYLDVFSLHYLSGKRRLPLDDQDDTHQRLHTFL, encoded by the coding sequence ATGAGCCACGCGGTAGCGCGCCTGCGCGCCGAACGCCTGGCCCGCAGCAACAAACCTTTCATCGCCCGTGGCTCGCGTGCCGAGCGCTGCCCGGATTGCCGGGTCATCGCCACCCATTGCCTGTGTGCCTGGAAGCCTCGGGTGCAGGCCGAGTCGGGCGTGTGCCTGCTGATGCATGACACCGAGCCGTTGAAGCCGACCAACACCGGCTGGCTGATTGCCGACCTGATCCAGGACACCTGGGCCTTTGGCTGGCTGCGCACCTCGGTCGACGAGCGCTTGCTGGCCTTGCTGGACGACCCGCACTGGCAGCCCTATATTGTCTTCCCCGGTGAATTTGTGGCCGAGCAGCGGGTGGTCAGCGAGGTGGCGCGTGAGCCGGGCAAGCGCCCGCTGTTCATCCTGCTGGATGCCACCTGGACCGAAGCCCGCAAGATGTTCCGCAAAAGCCCGTACCTGGACCGCTTCCCGGTGTTGAGCCTGCAGGCCGAGCAGATGTCGCGCTATCGCCTGCGGCGCTCCAAGCGCGACGATCACTTCTGCACGGCAGAGGTCGCAGCCATGTGCCTGGACCTGGCCGGCGACAGCCAGGCCTCGCAGGCGCTGGATGCCTACCTGGATGTGTTCAGCCTGCATTACCTGAGCGGCAAGCGGCGTCTCCCGCTGGATGATCAGGACGACACCCACCAGCGTTTGCATACCTTCCTATAG
- a CDS encoding diacylglycerol kinase — protein MTSPFKGQTGLKRIFNAAGYSLDGLRAAFKGEAAFRQLVLLNVLLIPIAFWLPVSRAERAIMIAVCLLGLIVELFNSAVEAAIDRISLERHPLSKNAKDMGSAAQLVALTMVALVWGVILL, from the coding sequence ATGACATCGCCATTCAAGGGCCAGACCGGCCTTAAACGCATCTTCAACGCCGCCGGTTACTCGCTGGACGGCCTGCGCGCCGCCTTCAAGGGTGAGGCCGCATTCCGCCAACTGGTGCTGCTCAACGTGCTGCTGATCCCGATCGCCTTCTGGCTGCCGGTCAGCCGTGCGGAGCGGGCGATCATGATCGCGGTGTGCTTGTTGGGGCTGATCGTCGAGCTGTTCAACTCGGCGGTGGAGGCGGCCATCGACCGCATCTCGCTGGAGCGCCACCCGCTGTCGAAAAACGCCAAGGACATGGGCAGCGCCGCGCAACTGGTGGCACTGACCATGGTGGCGCTGGTGTGGGGCGTGATCCTGCTTTAA
- the recA gene encoding recombinase RecA produces the protein MDDNKKRALAAALGQIERQFGKGAVMRMGDQERQGIPAISTGSLGLDIALGIGGLPKGRIVEIYGPESSGKTTLTLSVIAEAQKNGATCAFVDAEHALDPEYAGKLGVNVDDLLVSQPDTGEQALEITDMLVRSNAVDVIIVDSVAALVPKAEIEGEMGDMHVGLQARLMSQALRKITGNIKNANCLVIFINQIRMKIGVMFGSPETTTGGNALKFYASVRLDIRRTGAVKEGDEVVGSETRVKIVKNKVSPPFRQAEFQILYGKGIYRNGEIIDLGVSQGLVEKSGAWYAYQGNKIGQGKANAAKYLAENPAIGAEIEKQIREKLLKAGAAAEASKAAAVDASADDVADAEAGY, from the coding sequence ATGGACGACAACAAGAAGCGCGCCTTGGCTGCGGCCCTGGGTCAGATCGAACGCCAATTCGGCAAAGGCGCGGTCATGCGCATGGGTGATCAGGAGCGCCAAGGCATTCCTGCCATTTCCACCGGCTCGCTGGGCCTGGATATTGCGCTGGGCATCGGCGGCCTGCCAAAAGGCCGTATCGTCGAGATCTATGGCCCGGAATCGTCGGGTAAGACCACACTGACGCTGTCGGTCATCGCCGAAGCCCAGAAGAACGGTGCCACCTGCGCCTTCGTCGACGCCGAACACGCCCTCGACCCTGAGTACGCCGGCAAGCTGGGCGTCAACGTCGACGACCTGCTGGTCTCGCAGCCGGACACCGGCGAGCAGGCCCTGGAAATCACTGACATGCTGGTGCGCTCCAACGCCGTTGACGTGATCATCGTCGACTCCGTGGCCGCGCTGGTGCCCAAGGCTGAGATCGAAGGCGAAATGGGTGACATGCACGTGGGCCTGCAGGCTCGTCTGATGTCCCAGGCGCTTCGCAAGATCACCGGTAACATCAAGAACGCCAACTGCCTGGTCATCTTCATCAACCAGATTCGTATGAAGATCGGCGTGATGTTCGGCAGCCCGGAAACCACCACCGGTGGTAACGCCCTGAAGTTCTACGCCTCGGTTCGTCTGGACATCCGCCGTACCGGTGCGGTCAAGGAAGGCGACGAGGTGGTCGGTAGCGAAACCCGCGTCAAGATCGTCAAGAACAAGGTCTCGCCGCCGTTCCGTCAGGCCGAGTTCCAGATTCTTTACGGCAAAGGTATTTACCGTAACGGCGAGATCATTGACCTGGGTGTGTCCCAAGGCCTGGTCGAGAAGTCGGGTGCCTGGTACGCCTACCAAGGCAACAAGATCGGCCAAGGCAAAGCCAACGCTGCCAAATACCTGGCCGAGAACCCGGCTATCGGTGCCGAGATCGAGAAGCAGATCCGTGAAAAGCTGCTGAAAGCCGGTGCTGCCGCTGAAGCCAGCAAGGCTGCAGCCGTTGATGCCAGTGCCGACGATGTGGCCGACGCCGAAGCCGGTTATTGA
- the finR gene encoding LysR family transcriptional regulator FinR, whose protein sequence is MRFTLRQLQVFVAVAQHQSVSRAASLLALSQSAASTSITELERQSSCQLFDRAGKRLALNALGHQLLPQAVALLDQAKEIEDLLNGKSGFGSLAVGATLTIGNYLATLLIGSFMQTHPESQVKLHVQNTVHIVQQVAHYEIDLGLIEGDCNHPDLEVQPWVEDELVVFCAPQHPLAKLGRADIESLSQEAWILREQGSGTRLTFDQAMRHHRANLNIRLELEHTEAIKRAVESGLGIGCISRLALRDAFRRGSLVPVETPELDLMRQFYFIWHKQKYQTSAMREFLELCRNFTAGYTRSDEIVLPPIA, encoded by the coding sequence ATGCGATTCACACTCCGTCAACTGCAAGTCTTCGTCGCCGTCGCACAGCACCAAAGCGTCTCCCGGGCCGCTAGCCTGCTGGCGTTGTCGCAGTCGGCCGCCAGCACTTCCATCACCGAACTGGAGCGCCAATCGAGCTGCCAGTTGTTCGACCGTGCCGGCAAGCGCCTGGCCCTCAACGCCCTGGGCCATCAACTGCTGCCACAGGCGGTGGCCCTGCTCGACCAGGCCAAGGAAATCGAAGACCTGCTCAATGGCAAGTCCGGCTTCGGATCGCTGGCGGTCGGCGCCACGCTGACCATCGGCAACTACCTGGCCACCCTGCTGATCGGCAGCTTCATGCAGACCCACCCGGAAAGCCAGGTCAAGCTGCATGTGCAGAACACTGTGCATATCGTGCAACAGGTCGCGCACTACGAAATTGATCTGGGTCTAATCGAAGGTGACTGCAACCACCCCGACCTGGAAGTGCAGCCGTGGGTCGAGGACGAATTGGTGGTGTTCTGTGCGCCGCAGCATCCGCTGGCCAAGTTGGGCCGTGCCGATATCGAAAGCCTGTCGCAAGAGGCGTGGATTTTACGCGAGCAAGGCTCCGGCACCCGCCTCACCTTCGACCAGGCCATGCGCCATCACCGCGCAAACCTCAACATCCGCCTGGAGCTGGAACACACCGAAGCGATCAAGCGCGCGGTGGAATCGGGCCTGGGCATTGGCTGTATCTCGCGCCTGGCGCTGCGTGACGCCTTCCGCCGAGGCAGCCTGGTACCGGTAGAAACGCCGGAACTGGACCTGATGCGCCAGTTCTACTTCATCTGGCACAAACAGAAGTACCAGACCTCGGCGATGCGCGAATTTCTGGAACTGTGCCGCAACTTCACTGCGGGCTATACCCGCAGTGACGAAATCGTGCTGCCGCCAATCGCTTAA